A stretch of the Streptomyces sp. NBC_00078 genome encodes the following:
- a CDS encoding AAA family ATPase, with the protein MSSLYELLTERLSEARANRASVLRAPADGAGEAYEREIAADRLTKEIGRLEGAEKGLVFGRIDWTDGTALRIGRIGLHREEDDLPLLVDWRANAARPFYEATPVHPMDLRRRRHLRLDERTVVWVSDELLDGTAPTDEDVVGDGPLTEALSARRTGRMHAAVATLQAEQDEIVRSAHRGVTVVQGGPGTGKTVVALHRAAYVLYAFPRAAEEGVLVVGPNARFLDYISQVLPSLGENDVDLATCQELAGVSPDAVDPFDTARLKGGLDLADALAGLLRDHQAPAGDFTVRVGQELVHLSEKEVATARAAALAATSGHNPARQAFKELLVDAVTDAMQRDMGDLLEQIDADAEQMTGLNFDRFTRVAERRAEGAADPGPVHELDLDAIGADLLDDAGVDRAVEALWPRLVPGNLVKELLTDADAPAERLPTLTPQERSLLLRAPDAPWTDADVPLLDEAASLVGGPSERTYGHVVVDEAQELTAMQWRMIVRRCPARAMTLVGDFAQSGPATTARDWKEALSPYVGTRFRLHDLTVSYRTTQEILENVRDLLARIAPDQRPTRSLRSGESPRTVTTHGDGLVTAVMEELRAQSTAQPDELLGVICADTRVSQLTAHGIADHARIVPASEARGLEFDGVVVLNPEEIITARPGGERDLYVALTRATKRLCTITTQPA; encoded by the coding sequence GTGTCCTCATTGTATGAGCTGCTCACCGAGCGGCTTTCCGAGGCGCGAGCGAACCGGGCGAGTGTGCTGAGGGCCCCGGCGGACGGCGCCGGCGAGGCGTACGAGAGAGAGATCGCCGCCGACCGTCTGACCAAGGAGATCGGCCGGCTGGAAGGCGCCGAGAAGGGGCTGGTCTTCGGACGCATCGACTGGACGGACGGCACGGCCCTGCGCATCGGGCGGATCGGACTGCACAGGGAGGAGGACGACCTGCCGCTGCTCGTGGACTGGCGCGCGAACGCGGCGCGGCCCTTCTACGAGGCGACACCGGTCCACCCGATGGATCTGCGGCGGCGCCGGCACCTGCGCCTCGACGAGCGCACGGTCGTCTGGGTGAGCGACGAACTGCTCGACGGGACCGCCCCGACCGACGAAGACGTCGTGGGGGACGGCCCGTTGACCGAGGCTCTGTCGGCACGGCGTACGGGCAGGATGCACGCGGCCGTCGCGACGCTGCAGGCCGAGCAGGACGAGATCGTCCGCTCCGCCCACCGCGGGGTGACCGTGGTGCAGGGCGGGCCCGGCACCGGCAAGACGGTGGTCGCCCTGCACCGGGCGGCCTACGTCCTGTACGCGTTCCCGCGCGCCGCGGAGGAAGGCGTCCTCGTGGTGGGCCCCAACGCCCGCTTCCTCGACTACATCTCCCAGGTCCTTCCCTCGCTCGGGGAGAACGACGTCGATCTGGCGACCTGTCAGGAACTGGCCGGAGTGTCACCGGACGCGGTGGACCCGTTCGACACGGCGCGCCTCAAGGGCGGCCTGGACCTCGCCGACGCCCTGGCCGGCCTGCTGCGAGACCACCAGGCCCCCGCGGGCGACTTCACCGTCCGGGTCGGGCAGGAACTGGTCCACCTGTCCGAGAAGGAGGTCGCCACGGCACGCGCGGCCGCCCTGGCGGCCACATCCGGCCACAACCCCGCGCGCCAGGCGTTCAAGGAACTCCTGGTCGACGCCGTCACCGACGCGATGCAACGGGACATGGGCGACCTCCTGGAGCAGATCGACGCCGATGCCGAGCAGATGACGGGCCTGAACTTCGACCGGTTCACGCGGGTCGCCGAGCGCCGTGCCGAGGGCGCCGCCGACCCGGGTCCGGTCCACGAGCTGGATCTGGACGCCATCGGGGCCGATCTCCTCGACGACGCCGGTGTCGACCGGGCGGTCGAGGCGCTGTGGCCGAGGCTAGTACCCGGCAACCTGGTGAAGGAACTGCTGACGGATGCCGACGCCCCGGCCGAGCGCCTGCCGACCCTGACCCCGCAGGAGCGGTCCCTTCTCCTGCGTGCCCCGGACGCCCCGTGGACCGATGCGGACGTGCCCTTGCTGGACGAGGCGGCGAGCCTGGTCGGCGGCCCGTCCGAGCGGACGTACGGGCACGTCGTCGTCGACGAGGCGCAGGAACTGACCGCTATGCAGTGGCGGATGATCGTCCGCCGCTGCCCGGCGAGGGCGATGACGCTGGTGGGTGACTTCGCCCAGTCGGGCCCGGCCACGACGGCACGCGACTGGAAGGAAGCCCTGAGCCCGTATGTCGGGACGCGGTTCAGACTGCACGACCTGACGGTCAGCTACCGCACCACGCAGGAGATCCTGGAGAACGTCCGGGACCTGCTCGCGCGGATCGCTCCGGACCAGCGGCCCACACGGTCACTGCGCAGCGGTGAGAGCCCGCGCACCGTGACCACACACGGGGACGGGCTGGTCACCGCCGTCATGGAGGAACTGCGCGCCCAGAGCACCGCGCAGCCGGACGAACTCCTGGGAGTGATCTGCGCGGACACACGGGTGAGCCAGTTGACGGCTCACGGCATCGCCGACCACGCACGCATCGTGCCCGCGTCCGAAGCACGTGGCCTCGAGTTCGACGGGGTCGTCGTCCTGAACCCCGAGGAGATCATCACGGCCCGCCCCGGCGGGGAGAGGGACCTGTACGTGGCCCTGACCCGGGCCACCAAGCGCCTGTGCACCATCACCACCCAGCCCGCATGA
- the xylA gene encoding xylose isomerase, with the protein MNYQPTPEDKFTFGLWTVGWQGRDPFGDATRRALDPVETVQRLSELGAHGVTFHDDDLIPFGSSDTERESHIKRFRQALDATGMTVPMATTNLFTHPVFKDGAFTANDRDVRRYALRKTIRNIDLAAELGAKTYVAWGGREGAESGAAKDVRVALDRMKEGFDLLGEYVISQGYDLKFAIEPKPNEPRGDILLPTVGHALAFIERLERPELYGVNPEVGHEQMAGLNFPHGIAQALWAGKLFHIDLNGQSGIKYDQDLRFGAGDLRAAFWLVDLLERAGYDGPRHFDFKPPRTEDLDGVWASAAGCMRNYLILKDRAAAFRADPEVQEALRASRLDELAQPTAADGLQALLADRSAFEEFDVEATAARGMAFEQLDQLAMDHLLGARG; encoded by the coding sequence ATGAACTACCAGCCCACCCCCGAGGACAAGTTCACCTTCGGCCTGTGGACCGTCGGCTGGCAGGGAAGGGACCCGTTCGGCGACGCCACGCGGCGTGCCCTCGACCCGGTCGAGACGGTGCAGCGCCTGTCCGAGCTCGGCGCCCACGGTGTGACCTTCCACGACGACGACCTGATCCCCTTCGGGTCCTCGGACACCGAGCGCGAGTCGCACATCAAGCGTTTCCGTCAGGCCCTCGACGCCACCGGCATGACCGTGCCGATGGCCACCACCAACCTCTTCACGCACCCGGTCTTCAAGGACGGCGCGTTCACCGCGAACGACCGTGACGTGCGCCGCTACGCCCTGCGCAAGACGATCCGCAACATCGACCTCGCCGCCGAGCTCGGTGCGAAGACCTATGTCGCCTGGGGCGGCCGCGAGGGTGCAGAGTCCGGCGCGGCCAAGGACGTGCGCGTCGCCCTCGACCGTATGAAGGAGGGTTTCGACCTCCTCGGCGAGTACGTGATCTCCCAGGGCTACGACCTGAAGTTCGCGATCGAGCCCAAGCCGAACGAGCCCCGCGGCGACATCCTCCTGCCCACCGTCGGCCACGCGCTCGCCTTCATCGAGCGCCTGGAGCGCCCGGAGCTGTACGGCGTCAACCCCGAGGTCGGCCACGAGCAGATGGCCGGGCTGAACTTCCCGCACGGCATCGCGCAGGCCCTGTGGGCGGGCAAGCTCTTCCACATCGACCTCAACGGCCAGTCCGGCATCAAGTACGACCAGGACCTGCGCTTCGGCGCCGGCGACCTGCGCGCCGCGTTCTGGCTGGTCGACCTGCTCGAGAGGGCCGGTTACGACGGCCCGCGCCACTTCGACTTCAAGCCGCCGCGGACCGAGGACCTCGACGGCGTGTGGGCGTCGGCCGCGGGCTGCATGCGCAACTACCTCATCCTCAAGGACCGCGCGGCCGCCTTCCGCGCAGACCCGGAGGTGCAGGAGGCACTGCGCGCCTCGCGCCTGGACGAGCTCGCCCAGCCGACCGCCGCGGACGGCCTGCAGGCCCTGCTGGCCGACCGCAGCGCCTTCGAGGAGTTCGACGTCGAGGCGACCGCCGCGCGCGGGATGGCCTTCGAGCAGCTCGACCAGCTGGCCATGGACCACCTGCTGGGGGCCCGCGGCTGA
- the xylB gene encoding xylulokinase: protein MSAAEGPLVVGVDTSTQSTKALVVDAATGQVVASGQAPHTVSSGAGRESDPRQWWDALCEALRQCGDAAHEAAAVSIGGQQHGLVTLDGRGEPVRPALLWNDVRSAPQARRLVEELGGPKAWAERTGSVPGPSFTVTKWAWLAENEPDAVRAAKAVRLPHDYLTERLTGEGTTDRGDVSGTGWWASGTESYDEEILAHVGLDPALLPRVVRPGEMAGTVRDSHDLPFSKGTLVAPGTGDNAAAALGLGLRPGTPVLSLGTSGTVYAVSKRRPADPTGTVAGFADAHGDWLPLACTLNCTLAVDRVATLLGLDREAVEPASGVTLLPYLDGERTPNLPSASGLLHGLRHDTTGGQLLQAAYDGAVHSLLGALDLVLDEDADRSVPLLLIGGGARGTAWQQTVRRLSGRPVQVPEAKELVALGAAAQAAGLLTGEDPAAVARRWNTAAGPVLEAVERDEETLARIAGVLSDAAPLLERSTESL from the coding sequence ATGTCAGCAGCCGAGGGTCCGCTCGTCGTCGGCGTGGACACGTCCACCCAGTCGACCAAGGCGCTCGTCGTCGACGCCGCCACCGGGCAGGTCGTCGCGAGCGGTCAGGCACCGCACACCGTCTCCTCCGGGGCCGGCCGCGAGAGCGACCCGCGCCAGTGGTGGGACGCCCTGTGCGAGGCCCTGCGCCAGTGCGGCGACGCGGCGCACGAGGCCGCCGCGGTGTCGATCGGCGGTCAGCAGCACGGCCTCGTCACGCTGGACGGGCGGGGCGAGCCGGTGCGCCCGGCGCTGCTGTGGAACGACGTGCGCTCGGCGCCGCAGGCCCGCCGTCTCGTCGAGGAGCTGGGCGGCCCGAAGGCCTGGGCGGAGCGCACCGGAAGCGTGCCCGGCCCGTCCTTCACGGTCACGAAGTGGGCCTGGCTGGCGGAGAACGAACCGGACGCGGTGCGCGCGGCCAAGGCGGTGCGCCTGCCCCACGACTACCTCACCGAGCGCCTGACCGGGGAGGGCACGACCGACCGCGGGGACGTCTCGGGTACGGGCTGGTGGGCGTCCGGGACGGAGTCGTACGACGAGGAGATCCTCGCGCATGTGGGACTCGATCCCGCGCTGCTGCCCCGGGTGGTCCGGCCCGGCGAGATGGCGGGCACGGTGCGCGACAGCCACGACCTGCCGTTCTCCAAGGGCACTCTGGTCGCTCCGGGGACGGGGGACAACGCCGCCGCCGCGCTCGGACTCGGGCTGCGCCCGGGGACGCCGGTGCTCAGCCTCGGCACGTCGGGCACGGTCTACGCCGTCTCCAAGCGGCGCCCCGCCGACCCGACCGGCACGGTGGCGGGCTTCGCCGACGCCCACGGGGACTGGCTGCCGCTGGCCTGCACGCTGAACTGCACGCTCGCCGTCGACCGTGTCGCGACGCTGCTGGGCCTGGACCGCGAGGCCGTGGAGCCCGCCTCCGGCGTCACGCTCCTGCCCTACCTGGACGGCGAACGCACTCCCAACCTGCCGAGCGCCTCCGGCCTGCTGCACGGCCTGCGCCACGACACCACCGGGGGCCAGCTGCTGCAGGCCGCCTACGACGGTGCCGTGCACTCGCTGCTCGGCGCGCTCGACCTGGTCCTCGACGAGGACGCGGACCGTTCGGTCCCCCTGCTGCTGATCGGCGGTGGCGCCCGGGGCACGGCATGGCAGCAGACGGTACGGCGGCTGTCGGGCCGCCCGGTCCAGGTCCCGGAGGCCAAGGAGCTGGTCGCGCTCGGCGCGGCGGCGCAGGCGGCGGGCCTGCTGACCGGCGAGGATCCGGCCGCGGTCGCCCGGCGCTGGAACACCGCCGCGGGCCCGGTGCTGGAGGCGGTGGAGCGGGACGAGGAGACGCTGGCGAGGATCGCCGGGGTACTCTCCGACGCGGCCCCGCTGCTGGAGCGGAGCACCGAGAGCCTATGA
- a CDS encoding ROK family transcriptional regulator, with protein MTAQRHEAHPAGPGRVLPDTQQGMRRRNLARVMHAVSAEGPLSRAAVSSRIGLTRAAVSTLVDELIRTGLLEELGPERPGRVGRPGSALAVSGRGPAGIGAEIGVDHLAVCAVDLRGQVRSRAVRHRANRGRSPEPVIEELTGLVRRVVAEADREGLWPAGLALAVPGLVARDARTVVRAPNLDWHDTDVGALLSTDIPLTVDNEANFGALAELWLGESTPRDFLHVSAEIGIGAAVVVAGGLLRGTRGFAGELGHVPVQPEGPACPCGGRGCLEQYAGEEAVLRAAGLEPGEDRVGLLAGRAAEGDEDVRGALRVAGTALGIALTGAVNLLDPESVVLGGALAGLAPWLLPSLEAELDRRTAGPPCPVSVSRLGPEGPLLGAAHSVVRAVLDDPAAVAERA; from the coding sequence ATGACCGCACAGCGGCACGAGGCGCATCCGGCCGGCCCTGGCCGGGTGCTGCCCGACACCCAGCAAGGCATGCGCCGCCGCAATCTCGCCCGGGTGATGCACGCCGTCAGCGCCGAGGGACCGCTCTCCCGGGCCGCTGTCTCCTCGCGCATCGGGCTGACCCGGGCGGCGGTGTCGACGCTGGTCGACGAGCTCATACGCACCGGGTTGCTGGAGGAGCTGGGCCCGGAGCGGCCCGGGCGGGTGGGACGCCCCGGCTCGGCGCTCGCGGTCAGCGGACGCGGCCCCGCCGGCATCGGCGCCGAGATCGGCGTCGACCATCTCGCGGTCTGCGCTGTCGACCTGCGCGGCCAGGTGCGTTCGCGAGCCGTACGGCATCGCGCGAACCGTGGCCGCTCCCCGGAGCCGGTGATCGAGGAGCTGACCGGACTGGTGCGCCGGGTCGTCGCGGAGGCGGACCGCGAAGGCCTGTGGCCCGCGGGGCTCGCGCTGGCCGTGCCGGGACTGGTGGCGCGCGACGCCCGCACCGTCGTACGCGCCCCGAACCTCGACTGGCACGACACGGACGTCGGTGCGCTGCTGTCCACCGACATCCCGCTGACCGTCGACAACGAGGCCAACTTCGGTGCTCTCGCCGAACTCTGGCTCGGCGAGAGCACTCCCCGCGACTTCCTGCACGTGTCGGCGGAGATCGGCATCGGCGCGGCGGTCGTCGTGGCCGGGGGGCTGCTCCGCGGGACGCGTGGTTTCGCGGGCGAGCTGGGGCATGTGCCGGTGCAGCCGGAGGGGCCCGCGTGCCCGTGCGGCGGGCGCGGCTGTCTGGAGCAGTACGCCGGTGAGGAGGCGGTGCTGCGGGCCGCCGGTCTGGAACCGGGCGAGGACCGCGTCGGGCTGCTCGCGGGCCGGGCCGCCGAGGGCGACGAGGACGTACGGGGTGCGCTGCGCGTCGCCGGTACCGCGCTCGGCATCGCGCTGACCGGGGCGGTCAATCTGCTGGACCCCGAGAGCGTGGTGCTGGGCGGCGCGCTGGCCGGGCTCGCACCCTGGCTGCTTCCGTCGCTGGAGGCCGAGCTGGACCGGCGCACGGCGGGTCCGCCCTGTCCGGTATCCGTATCGCGGCTGGGCCCCGAGGGACCACTGCTGGGGGCGGCACACTCGGTGGTACGGGCGGTCCTGGACGATCCGGCGGCGGTTGCCGAAAGGGCCTGA